The following proteins are co-located in the Ictalurus punctatus breed USDA103 chromosome 14, Coco_2.0, whole genome shotgun sequence genome:
- the LOC108274777 gene encoding L-fucose kinase isoform X3 has protein sequence MWFEPASLSMLSCFTKTLLVVTADVLYDAHILILHTGRDFPWDGCSRAFCWMPVSAAEQSVEGPVCCLDMLLNCLSTKLCAGSPPGVWVCSTDMILSISSIPTVPWEDFAGVRAVSLPGDTSFAVNHGVYLTDAQGGVRDIIYRGSEERIRSAALPDGKVPLVSGPVFFSSSVSEKLLQTLVTPPLDGCTYLGMDSGALPLQISLFLDILLCLCSDPTEAEFVNGMRAGSSSPTGPRGEAVKSARAVLWRTLRGVPLSLAHASDGRYDYLTTSGKEHIVRLTEAGSETRVLSHIQELQCVSEDSRIINSVLEGEVHVAAGAVVQHCHLQGPIQVNSGCLLSGLDQTVSDQLRHLPLTSDIIVQGHRVNVGELKLTVFTVFGAYDRLEAQSDDVAASFLNQTWSRFFSSTGIHLVCVFCVRREDLWGEASRARQTLLDARLFLAFMPKGGTIGLDGVRFLLGGSGSIENWRSAWRLSLREVLSLTDQQRELQWREKLLFRAGRRRAADTLKSHAAHNLLPSMRAAVLGGKHTELLSMLDSVASSSLADLGVAARTLACIADVLGCMAGEGKGGLRSGPAANPSWASAFSLLEQGKLEAGVLELANQRARWLDRPELLVRAARHYEGAGQILLRKAVMSARQFVLVGQGEIPPMGEWQEVECPARVDLSGGWSDTPPIAFEYGGVVVNVAVKVDGKRPIGARARRIPEPRLVLSSRSGPPDCSVTTQTVCNDLADLKDYCQPHAPGALLKAVCLCSDVVCLTSPLSLEQQLIQRWGGGLELHSWSQLPHGSGLGTSSILAGAVLAAVYRCTGRSYDTSSLIHAVLHLEQILTTGGGWQDQVGGLVGGVKVARSRPILPLRVDVERLVLPPDFLMALQQRLLLIYTGKTRLARNLLQDVVRNWYSRLPSIVRNAEQLVSNAEECARACTEGSLTKLGDCMNRYWQQKKAMAPGCEPAAVKTMMEALHPRVLGQSLAGAGGGGFLFILTRDVQQEQNVRQVLNSTQGLCDFSVHSVQIDTEGITVIHQGTGNAQCPS, from the exons ATGTGGTTTGAGCCTGCGTCGTTATCGATGTTGTCTTGCTTCACCAAAACGCTGCTG GTGGTGACCGCAGATGTCTTGTACGACGCACACATTCTCATTTTGCACACG ggcAGAGACTTTCCCTGGGACGGCTGCAGTAGGGCTTTCTGTTGGATGCCCGTTAGTGCAGCTGAACAAAGTGTCGAGGGACCGGTTTGCTGCTTAGATATGTTGCTGAACTGCCTTTCAACCAAG TTGTGTGCTGGCTCTCCGCCGGGTGTTTGGGTGTGTAGTACTGACATGATCCTGAGCATCTCTTCAATACCAA CGGTGCCGTGGGAGGACTTCGCCGGAGTGCGCGCCGTGTCCTTACCTGGTGACACGTCTTTTGCCGTTAACCATGGAGTCTACCTCACAGACGCACAG GGTGGAGTGCGTGATATCATCTACCGGGGTTCGGAAGAGAGGATCCGCTCTGCTGCACTGCCCGATGGGAAAGTTCCTCTG GTGTCGGGGCCTGTGTTTTTCTCCAGCTCTGTATCTGAGAAACTTTTACAAACTCTCGTGACTCCACCGCTGGACGGCTGCACTTACCTGGGCATGGACTCTGGAGCGCTGCCTCTTCAG ATCTCGCTCTTTCTGGATATCCTGCTGTGCCTTTGCTCGGACCCGACCGAAGCGGAGTTTGTGAACGGCATGAGAGCAGGTTCCAGTTCACCTACGGGTCCGCGAGGCGAGGCAGTGAAGAGCGCTCGCGCTGTGCTCTGGAGGACTTTGAGAGGTGTTCCCCTTTCTCTGG CACACGCTTCAGATGGACGCTACGATTACCTGACCACGTCGGGCAAGGAGCATATCGTACGTCTGACAGAGGCGGGATCAGAGACGCGGGTTCTTTCTCACATACAG GAGCTGCAGTGCGTGAGCGAGGACAGTAGGATAATTAACAGTGTCCTGGAAGGAGAGGTGCATGTCGCAGCAGGCGCTGTTGTGCAACACTGCCACTTACAG GGTCCGATTCAAGTGAATTCTGGGTGCCTCCTTTCTGGCCTGGACCAGACCGTATCAGATCAACTGCGGCACCTGCCTCTGACCAGCGACATCATTGTGCAGGGGCACAGGGTGAATGTAGGGGAGCTGAAGTTAACAGTGTTTACGGTGTTTGGGGCGTATGACCGTTTGGAG GCCCAGAGTGACGACGTTGCCGCTTCGTTCCTCAATCAAACGTGGAGCCGCTTCTTCAGCAGCACTGGAATACA tcttGTGTGCGTTTTCTGTGTCAGGAGAGAGGATCTGTGGGGAGAGGCGAGCAGAGCACGTCAGACTCTGCTGGACGCTCGCTTGTTTTTGGCGTTTATGCCGAAGGGAGGCACAATAGGGCTGGATGGCGTGCGCTTCTTGCTGGGAGGCTCTGGGAGTATAGAGAACTGGAGATCCGCGTGGAGACTCTCTCTTAGGGAGGTGCTGTCTCTCACCGACCAGCAGCGTGAACTGCAGTGGAGAGAGAAGCTGCTGTTTCGTGCAGGCCGGAGAAGAGCGGCGGACACACTGAAGAGCCACGCAGCTCACAACCTCCTGCCTAGTATGAGAGCAGCAGTGCTGGGAGGCAAGCACACGGAGCTACTGAGCATGCTCGACTCCG tgGCTTCATCGAGTCTTGCTGATCTGGGTGTAGCTGCGCGTACTCTGGCGTGCATCGCTGATGTTCTCGGTTGCATGGCCGGCGAAGGAAAAGGTGGTTTGAGGAGTGGCCCGGCCGCTAATCCGTCCTGGGCTTCTGCTTTCAGCCTGCTGGAGCAGGGCAAGCTGGAGGCTGGCGTCCTGGAACTGGCCAATCAGAGAGCCCGCTGGCTCGACAG ACCCGAACTGCTGGTGAGAGCTGCCAGACACTACGAGGGTGCAGGACAGATCCTTCTCAGGAAAGCGGTGATGTCCGCACGCCAGTTTGTGCTCGTTGGCCAAGGCGAGATACCACCCATGGGAGAGTGGCAGGAAGTGGAGTGTCCAGCCAGAGTGGACCTCTCTG GCGGTTGGAGCGACACTCCGCCGATCGCGTTTGAGTACGGAGGTGTGGTGGTGAACGTGGCTGTGAAGGTGGATGGAAAACGGCCGATCGGAGCCCGAGCGCGCCGCATTCCAGAGCCCCGGCTGGTGCTGTCGAGCCGCAGCGGTCCTCCGGATTGCAGCGTGACTACGCAGACAGTGTGTAACGACCTCGCTGACCTGAAGGACTACTGCCAGCCCCATGCGCCTG gtgccCTGTTAAAGGCGGTGTGTTTGTGCAGCGATGTGGTGTGTTTGACATCTCCTCTGTCTCTGGAGCAGCAGTTGATTCAGCGCTGGGGAGGAGGACTGGAGCTGCACAGCTGGTCTCAGCTGCCTCATGGCTCGGGACTCG GTACGAGCAGTATCCTGGCGGGCGCGGTCCTAGCAGCTGTGTACCGGTGCACTGGGCGGAGTTATGACACCAGTTCTCTCATCCATGCTGTACTACACTTGGAGCAGATACTCACCACAG GCGGAGGGTGGCAGGACCAGGTGGGAGGGCTGGTAGGTGGAGTGAAGGTGGCACGGTCCCGTCCCATCCTGCCCCTCAGAGTGGACGTGGAGCGACTCGTGCTTCCTCCAGACTTCCTCATGGCGCTGCAACAGCGTCTCCTGCTGATCTACACGGGCAAGACACGGCTGGCACGCAACCTGCTGCAG GACGTGGTGCGGAATTGGTACAGTCGCCTGCCGTCGATCGTGCGGAACGCAGAGCAGCTGGTGAGCAATGCCGAGGAGTGTGCACGGGCCTGCACGGAGG GATCTCTTACCAAACTAGGGGACTGCATGAACCGCTATTGGCAGCAGAAGAAAGCAATGGCTCCGGGATGTGAACCAGCCGCAGTGAAAACCATGATGGAAGCCCTTCACCCTAGAGTCTTAGGACAAAGCCTGGCAGGGGCAGGAGGTGGCGGCTTCCTGTTCATACTCACACGGGACGTCCAGCAGGAGCAGAATGTACGACAGGTCCTCAACAGCACACAG ggtCTCTGTGACTTCAGCGTGCACTCAGTGCAGATTGACACGGAAGGGATTACAGTCATACATCAGGGCACAGGAAATGCCCAGTGTCCCAGTTAA
- the LOC108274777 gene encoding L-fucose kinase isoform X1 — MADGCVYNWSIVVLTCQHKDSVYAFQRELEIRQQRGILPAGALLLTVPDPQEHVGSGGATLNALLVAAEHLSARDGYTVVTADVLYDAHILILHTGRDFPWDGCSRAFCWMPVSAAEQSVEGPVCCLDMLLNCLSTKLCAGSPPGVWVCSTDMILSISSIPTVPWEDFAGVRAVSLPGDTSFAVNHGVYLTDAQGGVRDIIYRGSEERIRSAALPDGKVPLVSGPVFFSSSVSEKLLQTLVTPPLDGCTYLGMDSGALPLQISLFLDILLCLCSDPTEAEFVNGMRAGSSSPTGPRGEAVKSARAVLWRTLRGVPLSLAHASDGRYDYLTTSGKEHIVRLTEAGSETRVLSHIQELQCVSEDSRIINSVLEGEVHVAAGAVVQHCHLQGPIQVNSGCLLSGLDQTVSDQLRHLPLTSDIIVQGHRVNVGELKLTVFTVFGAYDRLEAQSDDVAASFLNQTWSRFFSSTGIHLVCVFCVRREDLWGEASRARQTLLDARLFLAFMPKGGTIGLDGVRFLLGGSGSIENWRSAWRLSLREVLSLTDQQRELQWREKLLFRAGRRRAADTLKSHAAHNLLPSMRAAVLGGKHTELLSMLDSVASSSLADLGVAARTLACIADVLGCMAGEGKGGLRSGPAANPSWASAFSLLEQGKLEAGVLELANQRARWLDRPELLVRAARHYEGAGQILLRKAVMSARQFVLVGQGEIPPMGEWQEVECPARVDLSGGWSDTPPIAFEYGGVVVNVAVKVDGKRPIGARARRIPEPRLVLSSRSGPPDCSVTTQTVCNDLADLKDYCQPHAPGALLKAVCLCSDVVCLTSPLSLEQQLIQRWGGGLELHSWSQLPHGSGLGTSSILAGAVLAAVYRCTGRSYDTSSLIHAVLHLEQILTTGGGWQDQVGGLVGGVKVARSRPILPLRVDVERLVLPPDFLMALQQRLLLIYTGKTRLARNLLQDVVRNWYSRLPSIVRNAEQLVSNAEECARACTEGSLTKLGDCMNRYWQQKKAMAPGCEPAAVKTMMEALHPRVLGQSLAGAGGGGFLFILTRDVQQEQNVRQVLNSTQGLCDFSVHSVQIDTEGITVIHQGTGNAQCPS; from the exons ATGGCAGATGGATGTGTTTACAACTGGAGTATTGTGGTGCTCACATGTCAGCACAAGGACAGTGTTTATGCCTTCCAGAGAG AGCTGGAGATCCGGCAGCAGCGTGGGATTCTTCCTGCCGGAGCGCTGCTGCTCACCGTCCCTGACCCGCAGGAGCATGTAGGCAGTGGAGGAGCTACTCTCAACGCGCTGCTGGTGGCCGCAGAGCACCTCAGCGCCAGAGATGGATATACA GTGGTGACCGCAGATGTCTTGTACGACGCACACATTCTCATTTTGCACACG ggcAGAGACTTTCCCTGGGACGGCTGCAGTAGGGCTTTCTGTTGGATGCCCGTTAGTGCAGCTGAACAAAGTGTCGAGGGACCGGTTTGCTGCTTAGATATGTTGCTGAACTGCCTTTCAACCAAG TTGTGTGCTGGCTCTCCGCCGGGTGTTTGGGTGTGTAGTACTGACATGATCCTGAGCATCTCTTCAATACCAA CGGTGCCGTGGGAGGACTTCGCCGGAGTGCGCGCCGTGTCCTTACCTGGTGACACGTCTTTTGCCGTTAACCATGGAGTCTACCTCACAGACGCACAG GGTGGAGTGCGTGATATCATCTACCGGGGTTCGGAAGAGAGGATCCGCTCTGCTGCACTGCCCGATGGGAAAGTTCCTCTG GTGTCGGGGCCTGTGTTTTTCTCCAGCTCTGTATCTGAGAAACTTTTACAAACTCTCGTGACTCCACCGCTGGACGGCTGCACTTACCTGGGCATGGACTCTGGAGCGCTGCCTCTTCAG ATCTCGCTCTTTCTGGATATCCTGCTGTGCCTTTGCTCGGACCCGACCGAAGCGGAGTTTGTGAACGGCATGAGAGCAGGTTCCAGTTCACCTACGGGTCCGCGAGGCGAGGCAGTGAAGAGCGCTCGCGCTGTGCTCTGGAGGACTTTGAGAGGTGTTCCCCTTTCTCTGG CACACGCTTCAGATGGACGCTACGATTACCTGACCACGTCGGGCAAGGAGCATATCGTACGTCTGACAGAGGCGGGATCAGAGACGCGGGTTCTTTCTCACATACAG GAGCTGCAGTGCGTGAGCGAGGACAGTAGGATAATTAACAGTGTCCTGGAAGGAGAGGTGCATGTCGCAGCAGGCGCTGTTGTGCAACACTGCCACTTACAG GGTCCGATTCAAGTGAATTCTGGGTGCCTCCTTTCTGGCCTGGACCAGACCGTATCAGATCAACTGCGGCACCTGCCTCTGACCAGCGACATCATTGTGCAGGGGCACAGGGTGAATGTAGGGGAGCTGAAGTTAACAGTGTTTACGGTGTTTGGGGCGTATGACCGTTTGGAG GCCCAGAGTGACGACGTTGCCGCTTCGTTCCTCAATCAAACGTGGAGCCGCTTCTTCAGCAGCACTGGAATACA tcttGTGTGCGTTTTCTGTGTCAGGAGAGAGGATCTGTGGGGAGAGGCGAGCAGAGCACGTCAGACTCTGCTGGACGCTCGCTTGTTTTTGGCGTTTATGCCGAAGGGAGGCACAATAGGGCTGGATGGCGTGCGCTTCTTGCTGGGAGGCTCTGGGAGTATAGAGAACTGGAGATCCGCGTGGAGACTCTCTCTTAGGGAGGTGCTGTCTCTCACCGACCAGCAGCGTGAACTGCAGTGGAGAGAGAAGCTGCTGTTTCGTGCAGGCCGGAGAAGAGCGGCGGACACACTGAAGAGCCACGCAGCTCACAACCTCCTGCCTAGTATGAGAGCAGCAGTGCTGGGAGGCAAGCACACGGAGCTACTGAGCATGCTCGACTCCG tgGCTTCATCGAGTCTTGCTGATCTGGGTGTAGCTGCGCGTACTCTGGCGTGCATCGCTGATGTTCTCGGTTGCATGGCCGGCGAAGGAAAAGGTGGTTTGAGGAGTGGCCCGGCCGCTAATCCGTCCTGGGCTTCTGCTTTCAGCCTGCTGGAGCAGGGCAAGCTGGAGGCTGGCGTCCTGGAACTGGCCAATCAGAGAGCCCGCTGGCTCGACAG ACCCGAACTGCTGGTGAGAGCTGCCAGACACTACGAGGGTGCAGGACAGATCCTTCTCAGGAAAGCGGTGATGTCCGCACGCCAGTTTGTGCTCGTTGGCCAAGGCGAGATACCACCCATGGGAGAGTGGCAGGAAGTGGAGTGTCCAGCCAGAGTGGACCTCTCTG GCGGTTGGAGCGACACTCCGCCGATCGCGTTTGAGTACGGAGGTGTGGTGGTGAACGTGGCTGTGAAGGTGGATGGAAAACGGCCGATCGGAGCCCGAGCGCGCCGCATTCCAGAGCCCCGGCTGGTGCTGTCGAGCCGCAGCGGTCCTCCGGATTGCAGCGTGACTACGCAGACAGTGTGTAACGACCTCGCTGACCTGAAGGACTACTGCCAGCCCCATGCGCCTG gtgccCTGTTAAAGGCGGTGTGTTTGTGCAGCGATGTGGTGTGTTTGACATCTCCTCTGTCTCTGGAGCAGCAGTTGATTCAGCGCTGGGGAGGAGGACTGGAGCTGCACAGCTGGTCTCAGCTGCCTCATGGCTCGGGACTCG GTACGAGCAGTATCCTGGCGGGCGCGGTCCTAGCAGCTGTGTACCGGTGCACTGGGCGGAGTTATGACACCAGTTCTCTCATCCATGCTGTACTACACTTGGAGCAGATACTCACCACAG GCGGAGGGTGGCAGGACCAGGTGGGAGGGCTGGTAGGTGGAGTGAAGGTGGCACGGTCCCGTCCCATCCTGCCCCTCAGAGTGGACGTGGAGCGACTCGTGCTTCCTCCAGACTTCCTCATGGCGCTGCAACAGCGTCTCCTGCTGATCTACACGGGCAAGACACGGCTGGCACGCAACCTGCTGCAG GACGTGGTGCGGAATTGGTACAGTCGCCTGCCGTCGATCGTGCGGAACGCAGAGCAGCTGGTGAGCAATGCCGAGGAGTGTGCACGGGCCTGCACGGAGG GATCTCTTACCAAACTAGGGGACTGCATGAACCGCTATTGGCAGCAGAAGAAAGCAATGGCTCCGGGATGTGAACCAGCCGCAGTGAAAACCATGATGGAAGCCCTTCACCCTAGAGTCTTAGGACAAAGCCTGGCAGGGGCAGGAGGTGGCGGCTTCCTGTTCATACTCACACGGGACGTCCAGCAGGAGCAGAATGTACGACAGGTCCTCAACAGCACACAG ggtCTCTGTGACTTCAGCGTGCACTCAGTGCAGATTGACACGGAAGGGATTACAGTCATACATCAGGGCACAGGAAATGCCCAGTGTCCCAGTTAA
- the LOC108274777 gene encoding L-fucose kinase isoform X2: MADGCVYNWSIVVLTCQHKDSVYAFQRELEIRQQRGILPAGALLLTVPDPQEHVGSGGATLNALLVAAEHLSARDGYTVVTADVLYDAHILILHTGRDFPWDGCSRAFCWMPVSAAEQSVEGPVCCLDMLLNCLSTKLCAGSPPGVWVCSTDMILSISSIPTVPWEDFAGVRAVSLPGDTSFAVNHGVYLTDAQGGVRDIIYRGSEERIRSAALPDGKVPLVSGPVFFSSSVSEKLLQTLVTPPLDGCTYLGMDSGALPLQISLFLDILLCLCSDPTEAEFVNGMRAGSSSPTGPRGEAVKSARAVLWRTLRGVPLSLAHASDGRYDYLTTSGKEHIVRLTEAGSETRVLSHIQELQCVSEDSRIINSVLEGEVHVAAGAVVQHCHLQGPIQVNSGCLLSGLDQTVSDQLRHLPLTSDIIVQGHRVNVGELKLTVFTVFGAYDRLEAQSDDVAASFLNQTWSRFFSSTGIQREDLWGEASRARQTLLDARLFLAFMPKGGTIGLDGVRFLLGGSGSIENWRSAWRLSLREVLSLTDQQRELQWREKLLFRAGRRRAADTLKSHAAHNLLPSMRAAVLGGKHTELLSMLDSVASSSLADLGVAARTLACIADVLGCMAGEGKGGLRSGPAANPSWASAFSLLEQGKLEAGVLELANQRARWLDRPELLVRAARHYEGAGQILLRKAVMSARQFVLVGQGEIPPMGEWQEVECPARVDLSGGWSDTPPIAFEYGGVVVNVAVKVDGKRPIGARARRIPEPRLVLSSRSGPPDCSVTTQTVCNDLADLKDYCQPHAPGALLKAVCLCSDVVCLTSPLSLEQQLIQRWGGGLELHSWSQLPHGSGLGTSSILAGAVLAAVYRCTGRSYDTSSLIHAVLHLEQILTTGGGWQDQVGGLVGGVKVARSRPILPLRVDVERLVLPPDFLMALQQRLLLIYTGKTRLARNLLQDVVRNWYSRLPSIVRNAEQLVSNAEECARACTEGSLTKLGDCMNRYWQQKKAMAPGCEPAAVKTMMEALHPRVLGQSLAGAGGGGFLFILTRDVQQEQNVRQVLNSTQGLCDFSVHSVQIDTEGITVIHQGTGNAQCPS, translated from the exons ATGGCAGATGGATGTGTTTACAACTGGAGTATTGTGGTGCTCACATGTCAGCACAAGGACAGTGTTTATGCCTTCCAGAGAG AGCTGGAGATCCGGCAGCAGCGTGGGATTCTTCCTGCCGGAGCGCTGCTGCTCACCGTCCCTGACCCGCAGGAGCATGTAGGCAGTGGAGGAGCTACTCTCAACGCGCTGCTGGTGGCCGCAGAGCACCTCAGCGCCAGAGATGGATATACA GTGGTGACCGCAGATGTCTTGTACGACGCACACATTCTCATTTTGCACACG ggcAGAGACTTTCCCTGGGACGGCTGCAGTAGGGCTTTCTGTTGGATGCCCGTTAGTGCAGCTGAACAAAGTGTCGAGGGACCGGTTTGCTGCTTAGATATGTTGCTGAACTGCCTTTCAACCAAG TTGTGTGCTGGCTCTCCGCCGGGTGTTTGGGTGTGTAGTACTGACATGATCCTGAGCATCTCTTCAATACCAA CGGTGCCGTGGGAGGACTTCGCCGGAGTGCGCGCCGTGTCCTTACCTGGTGACACGTCTTTTGCCGTTAACCATGGAGTCTACCTCACAGACGCACAG GGTGGAGTGCGTGATATCATCTACCGGGGTTCGGAAGAGAGGATCCGCTCTGCTGCACTGCCCGATGGGAAAGTTCCTCTG GTGTCGGGGCCTGTGTTTTTCTCCAGCTCTGTATCTGAGAAACTTTTACAAACTCTCGTGACTCCACCGCTGGACGGCTGCACTTACCTGGGCATGGACTCTGGAGCGCTGCCTCTTCAG ATCTCGCTCTTTCTGGATATCCTGCTGTGCCTTTGCTCGGACCCGACCGAAGCGGAGTTTGTGAACGGCATGAGAGCAGGTTCCAGTTCACCTACGGGTCCGCGAGGCGAGGCAGTGAAGAGCGCTCGCGCTGTGCTCTGGAGGACTTTGAGAGGTGTTCCCCTTTCTCTGG CACACGCTTCAGATGGACGCTACGATTACCTGACCACGTCGGGCAAGGAGCATATCGTACGTCTGACAGAGGCGGGATCAGAGACGCGGGTTCTTTCTCACATACAG GAGCTGCAGTGCGTGAGCGAGGACAGTAGGATAATTAACAGTGTCCTGGAAGGAGAGGTGCATGTCGCAGCAGGCGCTGTTGTGCAACACTGCCACTTACAG GGTCCGATTCAAGTGAATTCTGGGTGCCTCCTTTCTGGCCTGGACCAGACCGTATCAGATCAACTGCGGCACCTGCCTCTGACCAGCGACATCATTGTGCAGGGGCACAGGGTGAATGTAGGGGAGCTGAAGTTAACAGTGTTTACGGTGTTTGGGGCGTATGACCGTTTGGAG GCCCAGAGTGACGACGTTGCCGCTTCGTTCCTCAATCAAACGTGGAGCCGCTTCTTCAGCAGCACTGGAATACA GAGAGAGGATCTGTGGGGAGAGGCGAGCAGAGCACGTCAGACTCTGCTGGACGCTCGCTTGTTTTTGGCGTTTATGCCGAAGGGAGGCACAATAGGGCTGGATGGCGTGCGCTTCTTGCTGGGAGGCTCTGGGAGTATAGAGAACTGGAGATCCGCGTGGAGACTCTCTCTTAGGGAGGTGCTGTCTCTCACCGACCAGCAGCGTGAACTGCAGTGGAGAGAGAAGCTGCTGTTTCGTGCAGGCCGGAGAAGAGCGGCGGACACACTGAAGAGCCACGCAGCTCACAACCTCCTGCCTAGTATGAGAGCAGCAGTGCTGGGAGGCAAGCACACGGAGCTACTGAGCATGCTCGACTCCG tgGCTTCATCGAGTCTTGCTGATCTGGGTGTAGCTGCGCGTACTCTGGCGTGCATCGCTGATGTTCTCGGTTGCATGGCCGGCGAAGGAAAAGGTGGTTTGAGGAGTGGCCCGGCCGCTAATCCGTCCTGGGCTTCTGCTTTCAGCCTGCTGGAGCAGGGCAAGCTGGAGGCTGGCGTCCTGGAACTGGCCAATCAGAGAGCCCGCTGGCTCGACAG ACCCGAACTGCTGGTGAGAGCTGCCAGACACTACGAGGGTGCAGGACAGATCCTTCTCAGGAAAGCGGTGATGTCCGCACGCCAGTTTGTGCTCGTTGGCCAAGGCGAGATACCACCCATGGGAGAGTGGCAGGAAGTGGAGTGTCCAGCCAGAGTGGACCTCTCTG GCGGTTGGAGCGACACTCCGCCGATCGCGTTTGAGTACGGAGGTGTGGTGGTGAACGTGGCTGTGAAGGTGGATGGAAAACGGCCGATCGGAGCCCGAGCGCGCCGCATTCCAGAGCCCCGGCTGGTGCTGTCGAGCCGCAGCGGTCCTCCGGATTGCAGCGTGACTACGCAGACAGTGTGTAACGACCTCGCTGACCTGAAGGACTACTGCCAGCCCCATGCGCCTG gtgccCTGTTAAAGGCGGTGTGTTTGTGCAGCGATGTGGTGTGTTTGACATCTCCTCTGTCTCTGGAGCAGCAGTTGATTCAGCGCTGGGGAGGAGGACTGGAGCTGCACAGCTGGTCTCAGCTGCCTCATGGCTCGGGACTCG GTACGAGCAGTATCCTGGCGGGCGCGGTCCTAGCAGCTGTGTACCGGTGCACTGGGCGGAGTTATGACACCAGTTCTCTCATCCATGCTGTACTACACTTGGAGCAGATACTCACCACAG GCGGAGGGTGGCAGGACCAGGTGGGAGGGCTGGTAGGTGGAGTGAAGGTGGCACGGTCCCGTCCCATCCTGCCCCTCAGAGTGGACGTGGAGCGACTCGTGCTTCCTCCAGACTTCCTCATGGCGCTGCAACAGCGTCTCCTGCTGATCTACACGGGCAAGACACGGCTGGCACGCAACCTGCTGCAG GACGTGGTGCGGAATTGGTACAGTCGCCTGCCGTCGATCGTGCGGAACGCAGAGCAGCTGGTGAGCAATGCCGAGGAGTGTGCACGGGCCTGCACGGAGG GATCTCTTACCAAACTAGGGGACTGCATGAACCGCTATTGGCAGCAGAAGAAAGCAATGGCTCCGGGATGTGAACCAGCCGCAGTGAAAACCATGATGGAAGCCCTTCACCCTAGAGTCTTAGGACAAAGCCTGGCAGGGGCAGGAGGTGGCGGCTTCCTGTTCATACTCACACGGGACGTCCAGCAGGAGCAGAATGTACGACAGGTCCTCAACAGCACACAG ggtCTCTGTGACTTCAGCGTGCACTCAGTGCAGATTGACACGGAAGGGATTACAGTCATACATCAGGGCACAGGAAATGCCCAGTGTCCCAGTTAA